The Fusarium oxysporum f. sp. lycopersici 4287 chromosome 6, whole genome shotgun sequence DNA segment ACGCAATTCTGAGAACGAGCAGTCATACGTATCGGCAAACTCCTCATTCTTCGAATCAAGCGCCGCAAAACGATGTTCCAGCGCGTCGTATCGCTCTTGGAGCTTATCCATGCCTTCGACCAGTTCCTTGTTTTGCTGTTTCAGCTTCTCGTTCTCGGTCTCCAAGGCTTCGACTCGGCTTTGCACTTCCTTCATAGCTCGGAGTTCGGCCTAGAGAAGGGTGATATCGTCGCGTTCGGTTTCGGTATCTTGGCGTGGACGCTTTTTGCTGGGAAATTCGATCGGGGGAGGCGGAGGCGGTGGGCGGGATGTGGTTTCATCGTATGATGGTGGTGCGGCTGTGTCGCCTGAGGGCTCGATGAGTTTGCCTCCAATGCCGCCGTACAAACTGGCGATGTGGTATCGGGTGCTGCAGGACTTGAAGAGACCTTGACTGGCCGCATCGCTGATGTGTTGTAGCTTGGGGGGCGCGTCGCGAGCTTCGATGTAAATGGAGAGGGCGGTGGCCTTGGATAGATCACGAATAGCGTCGAGGACTACTCCGGAGGATTTTTTAGATGCAGATAACGGCTCGACAGCAGCGGTGTGGACAATGATGGTAGGAGGACACCAACGTAAAGTCGAGACTAAGAGTGGTAGACTTGAACGCCTCCCCTATTGTTGTGGGAACAGTCGGGTTCTTAACAACCTCAAGAGAAACGATAGACGAAGCACAAACTCGAACCATGGCCTTCGTAACAATATCCAACCCCTTGAGCTTAACAGGCACACCCAGCTCAAAAAAAGCAGCCTCCCCATTAAACCTCGTATTAAAGGTAACAGCGCTCGATCTCGGATCCGGCTTCGTCAAGAATTGCATCGTATCATCCTCCCGCCACCTCACGACAGCTTTCGTAGTATGATGTAAATCGAGCGACGGTTCTTTCAGGCACGTTGAAGACGACATTTCTACGATTAGTACGTCCACCAGAGGGAACTTACCGGACCAAGCCCGTGTCCAAAAGGAGGAACAGCTTCGACGACAGGCGATCCGCAAAGCCTCCAGCGAACTGCGAGAACCAGGCAGATCCCTTCTACAGTCCCCGGTTGTTCCAGCAAAGGAGGCTTGACGCGCTCGTTTGATGGGTGCAAGTCGGAATTTTATGACGGTCTGTAGCGCGAGTTACTGCCTCTTTTTGGACGCGGGTGCTTTTTTGAAGAATGAGTTGAtgggaggaggatgttgTGAGGATGGAGGAAGACATCGTGAAGAGTTGAAGAACTAGCGTCGTGTTGGGTGCGGAGATAGAAGGGAAGGGAATTAAGATGGCTGGTGCCGAGAGACACAATTTCGAAGGAAGAATTGTTTGTCCGTATACCGGGTATGACCTCGAGAGTGGATCGCCCTGGGGTGTCAGAAATGCTGGTCGCCATTCACATGAATTCTTTTGTCACCTATTTGCATCAATCTCTCAAGCTTTTTGCCGCTGCCGGCATCTCTGGGTGCGTTGCGCTTGCAGGCGACGTCGACGCAGCGCAAGGGGGTCATGTTCGTCCACGAATCGGAACTCCATTGTTGCTTTGTGTTGCTAGTGAAATTTGCTGATTTCACATGACACGTTGAGATTTTTGGGCCGTGAGAACGGGCTAACCTGATAAGGAAAATGTAACGCTCTTACCAAAGGCTTTCTAGTCCAAAATAGGGAAATGTAACGCTCAACGGCCTTCTATTCATTCTCCGACCGCCCTTAAGGTCGTTCATTCCAACCCTCGTAATACAACAGCAAGGCAGATTTGAGACTAAAAAATGTATTTTCAAGTTATTCAGGCATACAGGAACCCAATTAAGCTATACGAGACCAGAAGTTCGTGCTGTGGTCTGGAAATTCTAAATGCTGATTCCCCCCTGGAATCACGGTATATAGATTTCTTGAGTAGAGCACAGGAAATTGGACGCGTCTGAGGTACGATGATCCCAGGAGCAACCCACCAGAGATCGTCATGCAAAGAGATGATTGGTATGAGGCCAAGCCACCGGGAATCTCACTAGATAACCGCCAGTATAGAGCAATGGGCCTGCCTTCAGGATATCTAAAAGCAAGCTACAGCTGGTGTCTTGATCAAGGACGGGAGCAACTGAATTCAATTCAACGTAAGTCAACCCACATCAACATTTTGTCGAAGAGCCATTAGGATATGTAGATTAGGCCAGGGGGTGAGCTAAAATACACATATTCTATTGGCTCCTTGACAAAatgttgatgtgaattgCCTTACGTTGAATTGAATTCAGTTGCTCCCATCCTTGCCAAAAAGGAGCACGCAAAAACTGATTCAAGAACACGTTATGG contains these protein-coding regions:
- a CDS encoding hypothetical protein (At least one base has a quality score < 10), with the translated sequence MSSSTCLKEPSLDLHHTTKAVVRWREDDTMQFLTKPDPRSSAVTFNTRFNGEAAFFELGVPVKLKGLDIVTKAMVRVCASSIVSLEVVKNPTVPTTIGEAFKSTTLSLDFTLVSSYHHFLDAIRDLSKATALSIYIEARDAPPKLQHISDAASQGLFKSCSTRYHIASLYGGIGGKLIEPSGDTAAPPSYDETTSRPPPPPPPIEFPSKKPMKEVQSRVEALETENEKLKQQNKELVEGMDKLQERYDALEHRFAALDSKNEEFADTYDCSFSELREDMDRLEGVVDFVQEGQVREESLEVIKNVVVKEIMTRLANGRNSHCTRVASAVADGPQDERLIASPPAPFTSISLIALIAIGIVSQPVVVLPKSTVRSISAFGVNQQSALIIASLKPNLDFRKGLTR